TCGGCCTGCACGATGATGCCGTCGCTGCCAGCCTTGCGCACACGCTCGAGCGTCTTCTCGGCGCCCGCCTTCGAGCTGTTGTAGTGGACGGCGACCTTCGCGCCCTCCTGCGCGGCACGCGCCGCGATCTCGGCGCCGAAGCCGGTGCCGGCGCCGGTCACGAGTACCGTCTTCCCGGCGAACCGGGGATAGATCTGCGTCATCGTCGATCTTCCTTTCTCTGTCAGACCAGTGTGCGCCCGCCGTCGATGTACATCACGTGTCCCGTGACGAACCCGGCGTGGACGGAGGAGAGGAACAGGGCGGGGCCGGTGACCTCGTCCGGCGTGCCGAGGCGGCCCGCGGGCACCAGGCCCTCGAGCGACGCGCGCTTGCCGGGCTTGGCGAGCTCGCCCGAGGTGAGGGGCGTCTCGATGTAGCCCGGCGCGAGGGCGTTGACGGTGACGCCGGACTCGGCCCACTCCCGGGCCATGACGCGCAGCAGCTGGTTGATGCCGCCCTTCGAGGCGGCGTACGGCCCGTGCGAGTGATGGGCGAGCAGTCCCGAGACGCTCGAGAGGGCGAGGATGCGGCCATGGCCCTGCGCGACCATGTGGCGGCCCGCGGCCTGCGCGAGCCCGAAGACCGTGAACAGGTTGACCTGCATGACCTTCTCCCACTCGTCCTCCGTGAACTCGAGGATCGGGCGGCGGTCGTTCATGCCCACGGCGTGCAGGAGCACTTCGAGGCCCCCGAGGGTCTGGATCACCTCGGTGACGACGTGCTCGCCGGCGCCATGCGCGGTGAGGTCTGCTTCGAGGAGGGTGAAGGTGACGTCCGGGTGGGTGGTGGCGAGGGCATCGAGAGCCCTGCGGTCGTGGTCGACGACCGCGACGTGTGCGCCGGCCCGTGCATAGGCGGCGGCGCATGCGCCCCCGATTCCGCCGGCTCCGGCGACGAGGACACGTGCCCCCGAGAGTCCGAGCCAGTCATCGGTGCGGGTCTGTGGCGCTTCATGGGGCACTGCGGTAGTCTCCAATGACTTTGCTGATCTTTCAGCTAGTAAAAAGTGATTTCGTTCACTGAAGAGTAGCGCGAGGAGTTGCCGGGGTCAATCCGACCACGGCCGGAAGGGCGGATGATGGGTCGGATCAGTCACTTGGTGCCGGGCGAGTTGAGCGCGGAGCAGCAGCACCTCTACACGCAGATCGCCGGCGGGCCGCGGGCCCAGGGGCCGCAGCACTTTGCGTTGACCCGCCCTGACGGGTCGCTCACCGGCCCGTTCAACGTCATGCTCCACGCTCCCGGAGTCGGGGAGGCGGTCCAGGCGCTCGGTGCCGCCATCCGCTTCGGCTCGTCGCTGAGTGATCGCGTGCGCGAACTGGCCATTCTCGTCGTCGCGGTCCACGCCGGGTGCCGGTACGAGTGGGATGCGCATGCCGCGATCGGCCGGGCGATCGGCCTGACCGAGCATGAGCTGTCGGCGCTCGCCGCCGGCACCGTTCCGCGCGGACTCGCGGCCGACGAGCGTGAAGCCGTCGAGTTCGCCCGAGCCGCAGCGCGGGGTGACGCGGCGCCGTCGGCGTCACATCTCGACGCGCGGACGCAGGTGGAGCTGTGCACGCTCGTCGGCTACTACGCCCTGCTCGCCCAGTACCTGCGCGTGTTCGACGCCGACGAAGCAGCGGTGATACCGGCCGGGCGCGGTACCCCGGTGCCGTAGAACTCGACAAGCGGTGTGTTGGCAGGTTACGGTGAACCCGTGCTTCTGACCTGTCGCTGTTGTCGCTAAGCGCTCACGCGCGCCTCCGACGACCCCGACAGCCGGCATCCGCCTGATCTCTTCAGGCATGGATGCCATCAACCCAGGACACCTCTCATGCGCTACGCAGACCACATCGCCTACTTGGTCGGAAACACCCCGCTCGTCCGGCTAGGCCACGTCACCGACGGCATCGCCGCCACGGTGCTCGCGAAGGTCGAGTACTTCAACCCCGGCAGCTCGGCCAAGGATCGCATCGCCCGCAACATCATCGAGGCGGCCGAGCGCGACGGCCTCCTAGAGCCTGGTGGCACGATCGTCGAGCCGACCAGCGGCAACACCGGCGTCGGCCTCGCCCTGATCGCCCTGCAGCGCGGCTACCGGATGATCTTCGTCGTCCCCGACAAGTTCGCCGGCGAGAAGGTCGCCGTGCTCAAGGCCTACGGCGCCGAGGTCGTCATGACACCGACGAGCGTGCCGCCCGAGCATCCCGACTCGTACTACAGCGTCTCCGACCGGCTCGCCCGCGAGATCCCCGGCGCGTTCAAGCCCAACCAGTTCGCGAATCTCAACGGCCCCCGCGGCCACTACGAGACGACCGGCCCGGAGATCTGGCGCGACACCGACGGCCAGGTCACTCATTTCGTCGCGGGAATCGGCACCGGCGGCACGATCAGCGGCACCGGCAGATTCCTCAAGGAGGCCTCGGCCGGTGAGGTCACCGTCATCGGCGCCGACCCGGAGGGCTCCATCTACTCGGGCGGTCCCATCCACGGCTACCTCGTCGAGGGCGTCGGCGAGGACTTCATGCCCGACACCTTCGACCCGAAGGTCGTCGACGGCTACGAGCGAGTCGACGACGCCGAATCGTTCGCGATGACCCGGCGCCTCGCCCGCGAAGAGGGGCTGCTCGTCGGCGGCTCCAGCGGCATGGCGGTCGTGGCCGCGTTGCGCGTCGCCCGAGAGCTGCCGAAGGATGCCGTGGTCGTCGTGCTCCTGCCCGATCACGGCCGCGGCTATCTCAGCAAGCTGTACGACGACGAGTGGCTCGAGAAGAACGGGTTCGAGACGGCTCCGGCTGCCGGTGCGGTCGCCGCGCAGGCGTCATCGGGTTCGTCGGCATCATTCGGGCTCGGCTGAGCTCCGGCATCCATTCATCTCTTCTCGATTCGCACACCAAGGAGCACCATGACCACCGACGCCGCACGCGGTTTCGCCAGCCTCGCCGTCCACGCCGGGCAGGACTTCGACCCGACGACCGGAGCGGTCATCCCGCCCGTGCACTTCTCGACCACGTACGCGCAGGACGGGATCGGCGGACTGCGAAACGGCTACGAGTACGGCCGCAGCGGCAACCCGACCCGCACGGCGCTGCAGACCCAGCTCGCCGCGATCGAGGGCGGCGCGCATGCGCTCTCGTTCGCGTCGGGCCTGGCTGCCGAAGATGCGCTGCTGCGGGCGCTGCTCAAGCCCGGTGACGAGGTGCTGCTCGGCAACGACGTATATGGCGGCACCTATCGCCTGCTCGCCCGCGTGCTCGCGCCGTGGGGAGTCGGGCTGCGGGTCGTCGACATGAGCGACCTCGACGAGGTGCGAGCCGCAGTCGCCGAGCGCGCCCCGCGCATCGTGTGGGTCGAGACGCCGTCGAACCCGCTGCTGCGCATCACCGACATCGCCGGCCTCGCCGCGATCGGGCATGAGGTCGGCGCACTCGTCGTCGTCGACAACACCTTCGCGACGCCCGCGCTGCAGCGGCCGCTCGCGCTCGGCGCCGATGTCGTGGTGCACTCGACGACCAAGTACCTCGGCGGGCACTCCGACGTCGTCGGCGGTGCGCTCGTGCTGGGCGACGACGCGCTCGCCGAGCAGATCGGCTTCCTGCAGTTCGCGGTCGGCGCGGTGTCGGGGCCGCTGGATGCATGGCTGACCACGCGCGGCATCAAGACCCTCGCCGTGCGGATGCAGCGGCACAGTGAGAACGCCCTCGCCGTGGCTTCGCTGCTCGAGGGCTCGTCGCGCGTCGCACGCGTCTACTACCCGGGCCTTGAGTCACACCCCGGCCACGCGCTCGCCGCCCGGCAGATGTCGGGCTTCGGCGGGATCGTGTCGGTCGCGCTCGAGTCGGGCGAGGCCGCGCGCCGCTTCGCGGAGTCGACCCAGCTGTTCCAGCTGGCCGAGTCGCTCGGCGGGGTCGAGTCGCTGGTCAACTACCCCGACGCGATGACCCACGCATCGGTGCGCGGCACCGACGCCGCGGTGCCGGTCGAGGTCGTCCGGCTGTCGGTGGGCATCGAGTCCGTCGACGACCTCCTTGCCGACGTGGAGCAGGCCCTGACTCGTTGAGTGTCGCGTCGAGTGCGCGTGTGTTGCATCACGGCGTGTCGGCGTCGCGCTCTTCATCCGTCGCGATCTGTCGTCAGAAACGGGGATAGCGACAAATCCCGCCGGATGAGCCGGTGTCGCGGTGCGTGATCCGTCGCGATGTGTCGGCTGCCGTTCCGATGACGACATTATGGGACGGACGAGTGTGCACACGCGTGCACGTCGAACCGACGGGTGTCGTACCCGCCATCGCCGGGTAGCTTGTGATGCATGTATCCGGAAGGCCGTGTGCAGACCAATCTGCGCAAGGGCGTGCTCGAATGGTGCGCGCTCGCGGTCATTCAGGGTGGCGACATCTACGGCCGTGACCTCGCGCGCCGGCTGACCTCCCTCGGACTCCTCGCGAGCGAGGGTTCGCTGTACCCACTGCTGTCACGGCTGCGCGAGTCCGGCTGGGTGCAGACGCACTGGGCTGAGTCGGCGAGTGGACCGCCGCGCCGGTATTACCGGCTGACCGAGGCCGGTCGCGATGCCGTCGCCGGCTTCGAGCGGACGTGGCGTGAGATCGCGGCATCCGTCGACGAAGCGCTCGATACGCGGGGGAAGAACCACGCATGAGTGACACCACCGAGATCCTCCGTGACCGGCGCGTGCGGGCGTATCTCACCGAGGTGCACCGCGAGGTGTCGGGCGTGAATGCCTCAGCCGCGGATGGCATCATGCGCGAGATCGCCGATCATATCCGGGATGCCGCGAGCGAGCCCGGCTTCGATCTCGACACCGTCCTGTCTGAGCTCGGCGGTCCCGCCGTCATCGCGGCGGCGGTCGAGCCGGCACCGTCACCGAAGCCGTCCTTTGCCGACTCCGATGCCGGCGTGGTCGTCGCTCTGGTGCTGCTGACCGTCGGAACGTACACGCTCCAAGTGCTCGGCTGGATGCTTGCGATGCTGCTGCTGTGGACCTCGCGGCGCTGGAACGCGACCGACCGGATCGTCGGCACGCTGACGTGGCCGGCCGTCTTCCTCATCGCCGTGCCTCTGCAGGGGGCGCTGGGCATCAGTCACTTCTTCGCGCTGATCACCGCGATCGCGCCGATCCCTGTGGCCATCTGGTTGCTGATCCGCGCGTACCGCGGCTCTCGCCCTCTGCCCGAGCCGCCGCGTACCACTCTGGAGTCCGGTCGCACGGGCGGATGGCCGTGGCTCGACCGCTGGCCCGCCGACATCGCCGTGCTCCTCGCACCCGTGCTGGTGCGGTTCGAGCCGGACACTGCGAGTTGAGCGCCCGGCGCGCACCCTGGTTGTGCCGGCGCGGCGCGCGTCGGCCTGGCTCAGCGCCCGCGTCTGTTCCACCACCGACGCTGCGGCGGCTCGGGCGGGGGAGTGGCTGCCGCGGCACGGGCCTCCCGTCGCTCCCGCCAGGCCGCGACCTCGACGCGCGCGTCGCGCGTGGCCGTCACCACCGGCGGCCCACCCTGGAGCTGCCGCCGTGCCTCGATCACGCGACGGTTGAAGTCGGCGACGTACTCGCGCACGTCCTGCTCGCGGGTGAGCGCATCGGCACGATCGTCGAACTCGGCATCTTCGGTGCGGAGCATGAGCGCCGGCGGCCCGAGTCCTGAGAGCTTCTCGGTCTGGATCTTCCGCCGGATCCACCAGTCCGGGTCGTGATGGTCGCCGAGACCCTCGATCGGCTTGCCGTAGCCGGGCAGGTCGTCGAAGTCGCCGCGCCGCATCGCCTGCTGGATCGCCGTCTCGACATACATTGCGCGCTGGTCGGCGGTCGGGGCCTCCGAGTGCCGCAGCTCGGCCTCGTCGTCGTCCACCTCGTAGCCCGCGGCACGCACCGCCTTTTCCGCCCGGTAGCGTGCTGCCTCCAGCCGCGCGTCGCGCACGCGTGGTGTCTGCTGCAGCTCGTCGCCCGATTCCGCCGGCATGACTCCAGGCTACGTCGACACGCCAAGGGCCGGCAGTGCGGAATGGATGCCGGGTATGCATATACTCGGTAATCACATACCGGGTAACCACATACCCGGAATGCATC
This DNA window, taken from Microbacterium invictum, encodes the following:
- a CDS encoding pyridoxal-phosphate dependent enzyme encodes the protein MRYADHIAYLVGNTPLVRLGHVTDGIAATVLAKVEYFNPGSSAKDRIARNIIEAAERDGLLEPGGTIVEPTSGNTGVGLALIALQRGYRMIFVVPDKFAGEKVAVLKAYGAEVVMTPTSVPPEHPDSYYSVSDRLAREIPGAFKPNQFANLNGPRGHYETTGPEIWRDTDGQVTHFVAGIGTGGTISGTGRFLKEASAGEVTVIGADPEGSIYSGGPIHGYLVEGVGEDFMPDTFDPKVVDGYERVDDAESFAMTRRLAREEGLLVGGSSGMAVVAALRVARELPKDAVVVVLLPDHGRGYLSKLYDDEWLEKNGFETAPAAGAVAAQASSGSSASFGLG
- a CDS encoding HAAS signaling domain-containing protein, whose product is MSDTTEILRDRRVRAYLTEVHREVSGVNASAADGIMREIADHIRDAASEPGFDLDTVLSELGGPAVIAAAVEPAPSPKPSFADSDAGVVVALVLLTVGTYTLQVLGWMLAMLLLWTSRRWNATDRIVGTLTWPAVFLIAVPLQGALGISHFFALITAIAPIPVAIWLLIRAYRGSRPLPEPPRTTLESGRTGGWPWLDRWPADIAVLLAPVLVRFEPDTAS
- a CDS encoding cystathionine gamma-synthase, encoding MTTDAARGFASLAVHAGQDFDPTTGAVIPPVHFSTTYAQDGIGGLRNGYEYGRSGNPTRTALQTQLAAIEGGAHALSFASGLAAEDALLRALLKPGDEVLLGNDVYGGTYRLLARVLAPWGVGLRVVDMSDLDEVRAAVAERAPRIVWVETPSNPLLRITDIAGLAAIGHEVGALVVVDNTFATPALQRPLALGADVVVHSTTKYLGGHSDVVGGALVLGDDALAEQIGFLQFAVGAVSGPLDAWLTTRGIKTLAVRMQRHSENALAVASLLEGSSRVARVYYPGLESHPGHALAARQMSGFGGIVSVALESGEAARRFAESTQLFQLAESLGGVESLVNYPDAMTHASVRGTDAAVPVEVVRLSVGIESVDDLLADVEQALTR
- a CDS encoding carboxymuconolactone decarboxylase family protein, with amino-acid sequence MGRISHLVPGELSAEQQHLYTQIAGGPRAQGPQHFALTRPDGSLTGPFNVMLHAPGVGEAVQALGAAIRFGSSLSDRVRELAILVVAVHAGCRYEWDAHAAIGRAIGLTEHELSALAAGTVPRGLAADEREAVEFARAAARGDAAPSASHLDARTQVELCTLVGYYALLAQYLRVFDADEAAVIPAGRGTPVP
- a CDS encoding DUF1992 domain-containing protein, whose protein sequence is MPAESGDELQQTPRVRDARLEAARYRAEKAVRAAGYEVDDDEAELRHSEAPTADQRAMYVETAIQQAMRRGDFDDLPGYGKPIEGLGDHHDPDWWIRRKIQTEKLSGLGPPALMLRTEDAEFDDRADALTREQDVREYVADFNRRVIEARRQLQGGPPVVTATRDARVEVAAWRERREARAAAATPPPEPPQRRWWNRRGR
- a CDS encoding PadR family transcriptional regulator, which translates into the protein MYPEGRVQTNLRKGVLEWCALAVIQGGDIYGRDLARRLTSLGLLASEGSLYPLLSRLRESGWVQTHWAESASGPPRRYYRLTEAGRDAVAGFERTWREIAASVDEALDTRGKNHA
- a CDS encoding SDR family oxidoreductase yields the protein MPHEAPQTRTDDWLGLSGARVLVAGAGGIGGACAAAYARAGAHVAVVDHDRRALDALATTHPDVTFTLLEADLTAHGAGEHVVTEVIQTLGGLEVLLHAVGMNDRRPILEFTEDEWEKVMQVNLFTVFGLAQAAGRHMVAQGHGRILALSSVSGLLAHHSHGPYAASKGGINQLLRVMAREWAESGVTVNALAPGYIETPLTSGELAKPGKRASLEGLVPAGRLGTPDEVTGPALFLSSVHAGFVTGHVMYIDGGRTLV